AACTATAAGGGGGCTGATGCCATGATTTTAAAAAATCGATTGAAAGAGCTGAGGGCGCGTGATGGACTCAACCAATCCGAGCTAGCCAAGCTAGCAGGGGTCTCGCGCCAGTCCATCAGTCTCTTGGAACGTGGTGAGTATACACCTTCTGTCATTATCGCCATGACCATTGCCCAGATCTTCAATGAACCAGTGGAGAATGTCTTTAGTCTAGTAGAGGGAGAAGAATAATATGAAAAAGCAACAACAAGAACGATCCGCTCGTTACCGGTTTTGGAGAAATGTCGGAATCATTACAGTTTCCGGCTTGATTGGAG
The DNA window shown above is from Streptococcus sp. S1 and carries:
- a CDS encoding helix-turn-helix transcriptional regulator, with the protein product MILKNRLKELRARDGLNQSELAKLAGVSRQSISLLERGEYTPSVIIAMTIAQIFNEPVENVFSLVEGEE